The following are encoded together in the Gadus chalcogrammus isolate NIFS_2021 chromosome 2, NIFS_Gcha_1.0, whole genome shotgun sequence genome:
- the s1pr2 gene encoding sphingosine 1-phosphate receptor 2, with protein MTLSSEAAVLCLPVAMKSRYQQYYNSTLIQFYYRFAKNISQEELVRRQHEKKELSTLNIVIVVLCSIIILENMLVLIAVFRNKKFHSAMFFFIGNLAFSDLLAGSAYIANICLSGPRTFELLPVQWFIREGTTFIALAASVFSLLAIAIERYVAITEVKVYGSNKTCRMFMLIGACWFTAILLGGLPILGWNCINTLEECSAVLPLYTQRYICFAMTILSVILLSIVILYVRIYLIVRSSHQEATNSPAYALLKTVTIVLGVFIVCWLPAFTILMMDSFCSMKLCPILKYADKFFALATLNSAMNPIIYTLRSKDMRKEFLRVLCCWGLLRSGQPADRCLVPLKSSSSLEHCTNKHEHQQTTPIMQTCTTCV; from the coding sequence ATGACACTTAGCAGTGAAGCCGCCGTGCTCTGCCTCCCTGTCGCCATGAAGAGCCGGTACCAGCAGTACTACAACTCCACCCTCATCCAGTTCTACTACCGCTTCGCCAAGAACATCAGCCAGGAGGAACTGGTGCGGCGGCAGCACGAGAAGAAGGAGCTGAGCACGCTCAACATCGTCATCGTGGTGCTGTGCAGCATCATCATCCTGGAGAACATGCTGGTGCTCATCGCCGTCTTCCGCAACAAGAAGTTCCACTCCGCCATGTTCTTCTTCATCGGCAACCTGGCCTTCTCCGACCTACTGGCCGGCTCCGCCTACATCGCCAACATCTGCCTGTCGGGGCCGCGCACCTTTGAGCTGCTGCCCGTGCAGTGGTTCATCCGCGAGGGCACCACCTTCATCGCCCTGGCCGCCTCCGTCTTCAGCCTCCTGGCCATCGCCATCGAACGCTACGTGGCCATCACGGAGGTGAAGGTGTACGGCTCCAACAAGACGTGCCGCATGTTCATGCTGATCGGCGCGTGCTGGTTCACCGCCATCCTGCTGGGGGGCCTGCCCATCCTGGGCTGGAACTGCATCAACACCCTCGAAGAGTGCTCGGCCGTGCTCCCCCTCTACACGCAGCGCTACATCTGCTTCGCCATGACCATCCTCAGCGTGATCCTGCTGTCCATCGTCATCCTGTACGTGCGCATCTACCTGATCGTGCGCTCCAGCCACCAGGAGGCCACCAACTCGCCGGCGTACGCGCTGCTGAAGACGGTCACCATCGTGCTGGGCGTGTTCATCGTGTGCTGGCTGCCCGCCTTCACCATCCTCATGATGGACTCCTTCTGCTCCATGAAGTTGTGCCCCATCCTCAAGTACGCCGACAAGTTCTTCGCCCTGGCCACGCTCAACTCGGCGATGAACCCCATCATCTACACGCTGCGCAGCAAGGACATGCGCAAGGAGTTCCTGCGCGTGCTGTGCTGCTGGGGGCTCCTGCGGAGCGGGCAGCCCGCCGACAGGTGCCTGGTCCCCCTGAAGAGCTCCAGCTCCCTGGAGCACTGCACCAACAAACACGAACACCAGCAGACCACGCCCATCATGCAGACGTGCACCACCTGCGTTTGA